A genomic stretch from Streptomyces venezuelae ATCC 10712 includes:
- the msrB gene encoding peptide-methionine (R)-S-oxide reductase MsrB gives MAYDVEKPDEQWRAELTPAEYQVLRQAGTEPAFRGEYTDTTTKGVYSCRACGAELFTSTEKFESHCGWPSFYDPKDSSAVELIADTSHGMVRTEVRCSRCGSHLGHVFEGEGYPTPTDQRYCINSISLRLEPEAG, from the coding sequence ATGGCGTACGACGTCGAGAAGCCGGACGAGCAGTGGCGTGCGGAGCTGACCCCGGCGGAGTACCAGGTGCTGCGCCAGGCGGGCACCGAGCCCGCCTTCCGCGGTGAGTACACCGACACCACCACCAAGGGCGTGTACTCCTGCCGGGCCTGTGGCGCGGAGCTGTTCACCTCGACCGAGAAGTTCGAGTCGCACTGCGGCTGGCCGTCCTTCTACGACCCGAAGGACAGCTCGGCCGTCGAACTGATCGCGGACACCTCGCACGGCATGGTCCGCACCGAGGTCCGCTGCTCCCGCTGCGGCTCCCACCTGGGCCACGTCTTCGAGGGCGAGGGCTACCCCACCCCGACGGACCAGCGGTACTGCATCAACTCGATCTCGCTCCGGCTGGAGCCGGAGGCGGGCTGA
- a CDS encoding LysR family transcriptional regulator encodes MDLDTAQLRAFVHAAREAHFGRAAADLSLTQQALSKRIARLESLLGTRLFERLGHGVALTEAGRRLLDPARRVLAATDDAVAAVASEERPLRVDVWGHLYAPMRTLRQVAGPARELELGHGRDLPAVSAALLHGDIDAAFGRVHPPLPTGLTHRLVRLEPVDAVLSAGHPLAAEPALRPEQLRDSVLWAPGALDRLDFLRRFADRFGVRERAGSVNLGLAPFLTEVAADPRRFSLLPADVPLPDVPGLRSVPLVDPTPMYAWSLLWRTGNPHPGLSGLAAACAGEAGRSRWLEYDPTRDWLPDDPAPPL; translated from the coding sequence GTGGATCTGGACACGGCGCAGCTGCGCGCCTTCGTGCACGCCGCCCGCGAGGCGCACTTCGGCCGGGCGGCCGCCGACCTGTCCCTGACCCAGCAGGCCCTCTCCAAGCGGATCGCCCGGCTGGAATCACTGCTCGGTACGCGGCTGTTCGAGCGCCTCGGCCACGGCGTCGCCCTCACCGAGGCGGGCCGCCGCCTCCTCGACCCGGCCCGCCGGGTCCTCGCCGCCACCGACGACGCCGTCGCGGCCGTGGCGAGTGAGGAACGCCCCCTCCGCGTCGACGTGTGGGGCCACCTGTACGCGCCGATGCGGACCCTGCGCCAAGTCGCCGGACCGGCACGGGAACTGGAGCTGGGCCACGGCCGAGACCTGCCCGCCGTGTCGGCGGCCCTGCTGCACGGCGACATCGACGCGGCCTTCGGACGCGTGCACCCGCCGCTCCCCACCGGTCTGACCCACCGTCTCGTCCGGCTCGAACCCGTCGACGCCGTACTGAGCGCCGGCCACCCGCTCGCGGCCGAGCCGGCGCTCAGGCCCGAGCAGCTGCGCGACAGCGTGCTGTGGGCGCCGGGGGCGCTCGACCGGCTGGACTTCCTGCGCCGGTTCGCCGACCGCTTCGGCGTCCGCGAGCGGGCCGGCAGCGTGAACCTGGGCCTCGCCCCCTTTCTCACCGAGGTGGCGGCGGACCCGCGCCGCTTCTCGCTGCTGCCCGCCGACGTCCCCCTGCCGGACGTCCCCGGACTGCGCTCGGTCCCGCTGGTCGACCCGACCCCGATGTACGCCTGGTCGCTCCTGTGGCGCACCGGGAACCCCCACCCCGGCCTGAGCGGCCTCGCGGCGGCCTGCGCGGGGGAGGCGGGCCGGAGCCGCTGGCTGGAGTACGACCCGACCCGCGACTGGCTGCCGGACGACCCCGCGCCGCCGCTCTAA
- a CDS encoding zinc-binding dehydrogenase, which produces MRQLIPTGDALRPVEFTEAPQPVPGPHEALVKVEAFAPNRGETFLLERPASGLLPGKDIAGLVVQAAADGSGPGIGTRVVGHPPHGGWAEYAAVPTHSLAVLPDGIDSVRAAALPLAGITALRLLRTAGSLAGARVLLTGASGGVGHYVTELAAAAGAELTVVTATPERGARLAELGAAEVVHEVADARGPYDVVLESTGGPHLPVAVSKVRPGGLVVWFGQASRTPATLDFFELLGGPERVTIRHFHYAGAPYGRDLAALVRLVERGRLHPEIGRTADWSETADVLVDLRERRVRGKAVLTTGATRTAGQPATTGAARAAGHPATTGATRTAERPATTGGTR; this is translated from the coding sequence ATGCGACAACTGATTCCCACGGGGGACGCGCTGCGGCCGGTGGAGTTCACCGAGGCGCCCCAGCCCGTCCCCGGGCCCCATGAGGCGCTGGTGAAGGTCGAGGCGTTCGCGCCCAACCGCGGCGAGACGTTCCTGCTGGAGCGGCCCGCCTCCGGGCTGCTCCCCGGCAAGGACATCGCGGGGCTCGTCGTCCAGGCGGCGGCGGACGGCTCGGGCCCCGGCATCGGCACCCGCGTCGTCGGGCACCCGCCCCACGGCGGGTGGGCCGAGTACGCCGCCGTCCCCACCCACTCACTCGCCGTCCTCCCGGACGGCATCGACAGCGTCCGGGCGGCGGCCCTCCCCCTGGCGGGGATCACCGCCCTGCGGCTGCTGCGGACCGCCGGGTCCCTGGCCGGCGCGCGGGTCCTGCTGACCGGCGCCTCCGGCGGGGTCGGGCACTACGTCACCGAGCTGGCGGCCGCCGCGGGGGCCGAACTGACCGTGGTGACGGCCACCCCCGAGCGCGGTGCGCGGCTCGCCGAGCTGGGCGCGGCCGAGGTGGTGCACGAGGTCGCGGACGCCCGCGGGCCGTACGACGTCGTCCTGGAGTCCACCGGCGGCCCGCACCTGCCCGTGGCCGTGTCCAAGGTCCGGCCGGGCGGTCTCGTCGTCTGGTTCGGCCAGGCGAGCCGCACCCCCGCCACCCTCGACTTCTTCGAGCTCCTCGGCGGGCCCGAGCGCGTCACGATCCGGCACTTCCACTACGCGGGCGCCCCGTACGGCCGCGACCTCGCCGCGCTGGTGCGGCTTGTGGAGCGGGGGCGGCTGCACCCGGAGATCGGCCGGACGGCGGACTGGTCGGAGACCGCGGACGTCCTGGTCGACCTGCGGGAGCGCCGGGTGCGCGGCAAGGCCGTCCTCACGACGGGGGCGACCCGGACGGCGGGGCAGCCCGCGACGACAGGGGCGGCCCGGGCGGCAGGCCACCCCGCGACGACAGGAGCGACCCGGACGGCGGAGCGCCCCGCGACGACAGGAGGGACCCGATGA
- a CDS encoding SDR family NAD(P)-dependent oxidoreductase: protein MNRFTGRTVLITGGTSGMGLATAHRLLSEGAHVVVTGRTRDRVDAAVAKLGPRASGAVADVADLGAVDALMDLVGERHGRLDSVFANAGAGTFLPFEEITEAAFDRTVDVNLKGVFFTVQKALPLLVDGGSVVINASWTLHRGNSVLTLYSATKAAVHNLARTLAAGLAPRGIRVNSVSPGYIDTPMYPAASLSEAEAAAVTGGIVAGRFGRPEEVAAAVAFLASADASYVNGQDLVVDGGLVGSVSPPPAPAGARSS from the coding sequence GTGAACCGCTTCACCGGCAGGACCGTCCTCATCACCGGCGGCACCAGCGGCATGGGCCTGGCCACCGCGCACCGGCTGCTCTCCGAGGGCGCGCACGTCGTCGTCACCGGCAGGACCCGCGACCGGGTGGACGCGGCCGTCGCCAAGCTCGGCCCGCGCGCCTCGGGCGCGGTGGCCGACGTGGCGGACCTCGGCGCGGTGGACGCGCTGATGGACCTCGTCGGGGAGCGGCATGGCCGGCTCGACAGCGTGTTCGCGAACGCGGGCGCGGGGACGTTCCTGCCGTTCGAGGAGATCACGGAGGCGGCCTTCGACCGGACGGTCGACGTCAACCTGAAGGGGGTGTTCTTCACGGTGCAGAAGGCGCTGCCGCTGCTCGTGGACGGCGGATCGGTCGTGATCAACGCCTCGTGGACCCTGCACCGCGGCAACAGCGTCCTGACCCTGTACTCGGCGACCAAGGCCGCCGTGCACAACCTGGCCAGGACCCTCGCCGCCGGCCTCGCGCCGCGCGGCATCCGCGTCAACTCCGTCAGCCCCGGTTACATCGACACCCCCATGTACCCGGCGGCCTCGCTGAGCGAGGCCGAGGCGGCGGCGGTGACCGGCGGGATCGTCGCCGGGCGCTTCGGGCGCCCGGAAGAGGTGGCGGCGGCCGTGGCGTTCCTCGCCTCGGCCGACGCCTCCTACGTCAACGGCCAGGACCTCGTCGTCGACGGGGGCCTGGTCGGCTCCGTCAGCCCGCCTCCGGCTCCAGCCGGAGCGAGATCGAGTTGA
- a CDS encoding DUF397 domain-containing protein: MSTTDLAWFKSSYSSGSGDDCVEVALSWHKSSYSCGDGGNCVEVASCPSTVHVRDSKNPDGPQFAVAPGAWTEFLARLA, encoded by the coding sequence ATGAGCACCACTGACCTGGCCTGGTTCAAGAGCAGCTACAGCAGCGGCAGCGGCGACGACTGCGTCGAAGTCGCCCTCTCCTGGCACAAGTCCAGCTACAGCTGCGGTGACGGCGGCAACTGCGTCGAGGTCGCCTCCTGCCCCTCCACCGTCCACGTCCGCGACTCCAAGAACCCCGACGGTCCGCAGTTCGCCGTGGCGCCCGGCGCCTGGACGGAGTTCCTCGCCCGGCTGGCGTGA
- a CDS encoding ATP-binding protein, with protein MTSPVTREAPVTVRVFTQRFSSTPRGARLARRLTLHQLDRWRIPYGSEASDTAALLVAELAANAVTHGRVPGRDFELTLSYTPGLRLRIDVSDTRGERRPAATTRGPLDEGGRGLLLVEALASRWAVLDRVPVGKTVRAELDLVVP; from the coding sequence ATGACCTCCCCCGTGACCCGCGAAGCGCCCGTCACCGTACGTGTGTTCACCCAGCGCTTCAGTTCGACCCCGCGCGGCGCCCGGCTGGCCCGCCGGCTCACCCTCCACCAGCTCGACCGCTGGAGGATCCCGTACGGCTCCGAGGCCTCCGACACGGCCGCGCTCCTGGTCGCCGAACTCGCCGCCAACGCCGTCACGCACGGCCGGGTGCCCGGGCGCGACTTCGAGCTGACGCTCTCGTACACGCCCGGGCTGCGGCTCCGGATCGACGTCTCCGACACCCGGGGCGAACGGCGGCCGGCCGCCACGACCCGGGGCCCGCTCGACGAGGGCGGGCGGGGCCTGCTCCTCGTCGAGGCGCTCGCCTCACGGTGGGCCGTGCTCGACCGCGTACCGGTCGGAAAGACGGTACGTGCCGAGCTCGACCTCGTGGTTCCCTGA
- a CDS encoding iron chaperone: MVRSSAEDVDGYLAEVPEDRREALTRLRRLCRAELTGFEEVMAYGMPAYERNGTAEIAFASQRQCISFYLMRSDVREAFEERLAEQDMGKGCLRFRKPERVDFDLVRDLLKATAAAPGTIC, from the coding sequence ATGGTGCGGAGCAGCGCGGAAGACGTCGACGGATACCTGGCCGAGGTGCCGGAAGACCGCAGGGAGGCCCTGACGAGGCTCCGGCGGCTGTGCCGGGCGGAGCTCACGGGCTTCGAAGAGGTCATGGCGTACGGCATGCCCGCGTACGAGCGGAACGGCACGGCCGAGATCGCCTTCGCGAGCCAGCGGCAGTGCATCTCCTTCTACCTCATGCGGAGCGACGTCCGGGAGGCCTTCGAGGAGCGGCTGGCCGAGCAGGACATGGGCAAGGGCTGCCTGCGGTTCCGGAAACCGGAACGCGTCGACTTCGACCTGGTACGCGATCTCCTGAAGGCCACGGCGGCCGCCCCGGGCACCATCTGCTGA
- a CDS encoding alpha/beta hydrolase family protein has product MSVAEFVDAQWSRALGAGLDPQEYRRVTEDLASVADWGPAFRRTARDHVRRAEQAGSARSAGEFLLTAARWFHVATLAPYEEADAAAAEADNALGRGLALLEPGARRISGPEFTGWLRGPADAPGTVIVVPGLDSAKEEFLDLASALLARGLAVFAMDGPGQGVLRATTTKRADYHQVVGRVVDALGVPRVGVVGLSLGGYYAAETAALEPRVAAVATVSGPFRLDWAELPQPVRDILIRRTGGEEAARAFTGRVDLSGLAPRIEAPLLTVDGARDVIPGVTNGEPLARLAPRGAYVCVPEGDHLLGNARAAWLPLLADWITHTLTGARA; this is encoded by the coding sequence ATGAGCGTGGCCGAGTTCGTCGACGCACAGTGGTCCCGCGCCCTCGGCGCGGGCCTCGACCCGCAGGAGTACCGGCGGGTCACCGAGGACCTGGCGTCCGTCGCCGACTGGGGTCCCGCCTTCCGGCGGACCGCACGCGACCACGTGCGGCGCGCGGAGCAGGCCGGGTCCGCCCGGTCGGCGGGTGAGTTCCTGCTGACGGCGGCCCGGTGGTTCCATGTCGCGACCCTCGCGCCGTACGAGGAGGCCGACGCGGCCGCGGCGGAGGCGGACAACGCCCTGGGCCGGGGTCTTGCGCTCCTGGAGCCCGGGGCACGCCGGATCAGCGGCCCGGAGTTCACCGGCTGGCTGCGCGGCCCCGCCGACGCGCCCGGCACCGTGATCGTCGTACCGGGTCTGGACTCGGCCAAGGAGGAGTTCCTCGACCTCGCGTCCGCGCTGCTCGCCCGGGGCCTCGCGGTGTTCGCGATGGACGGGCCGGGGCAGGGGGTGCTGCGGGCCACGACCACCAAGCGGGCGGACTACCACCAGGTCGTCGGCCGGGTCGTCGACGCCCTCGGCGTTCCCCGCGTCGGGGTGGTCGGGCTCAGCCTGGGCGGCTACTACGCGGCCGAGACCGCAGCGCTCGAACCCCGGGTGGCCGCCGTCGCGACCGTCAGCGGTCCCTTCCGGCTCGACTGGGCAGAACTGCCCCAGCCGGTACGGGACATCCTGATCCGGCGCACCGGCGGGGAGGAGGCCGCCCGCGCGTTCACCGGCCGGGTCGACCTGAGCGGACTGGCCCCGCGGATCGAGGCCCCGCTGCTGACCGTCGACGGGGCCCGGGACGTCATCCCCGGCGTGACGAACGGGGAACCGCTGGCCCGCCTCGCACCGCGCGGCGCCTACGTCTGCGTCCCGGAGGGCGACCACCTCCTGGGCAACGCCCGGGCGGCGTGGCTGCCGCTGCTCGCGGACTGGATCACCCACACCCTGACAGGAGCCCGCGCGTGA
- a CDS encoding helix-turn-helix domain-containing protein, protein MTDEVPKGSEPETSESLKAFGEVVKVFRKRAGLTQEQFAPQVGYSVPMIASIEQGRRLPSKEFVDRAEERLDAFGVIRAAAKHLTRRAGLAKWFEGLAELEPHAVTLYTYENRLVPGLFQTPAYARTLFEEQIPAMGDDKIESSLVARMERASLLTERPETIFSFIIEEHALRRQVGGPAVMGEQIDHALGLCGRRNIDVQVMPQSRGHHAGLGGPLRLLETEENSWYAYCEGQETGQLISDPKVVSILQQRYARMRAQALSPEESVSLLREIRGAL, encoded by the coding sequence GTGACGGACGAGGTTCCGAAGGGAAGCGAACCGGAGACGTCGGAGAGCCTGAAGGCTTTCGGGGAGGTGGTCAAGGTCTTCCGCAAACGCGCGGGCCTGACCCAGGAACAGTTCGCCCCGCAGGTGGGCTACTCGGTCCCCATGATCGCCTCGATCGAACAGGGCCGGCGCCTGCCGTCGAAGGAGTTCGTGGACCGCGCGGAGGAACGGCTGGACGCGTTCGGGGTGATCCGCGCGGCGGCGAAACACCTGACGCGGAGGGCGGGGCTGGCGAAGTGGTTCGAGGGGTTGGCCGAACTGGAGCCCCACGCCGTGACGCTGTACACCTACGAGAACCGGCTCGTGCCAGGCTTGTTCCAGACCCCCGCGTACGCCCGGACGCTCTTCGAGGAACAGATCCCGGCGATGGGCGACGACAAGATCGAGTCCAGCCTGGTCGCCCGCATGGAGCGGGCGAGCCTCCTCACGGAACGCCCGGAGACGATCTTCAGCTTCATCATCGAGGAGCACGCCCTGCGCCGCCAGGTAGGCGGCCCGGCGGTGATGGGCGAACAGATCGACCACGCCCTCGGCCTCTGCGGGCGGCGCAACATCGACGTCCAGGTCATGCCGCAGTCGCGCGGGCACCACGCGGGTCTCGGCGGACCCCTGCGCCTCCTGGAGACCGAGGAGAACTCCTGGTACGCCTACTGCGAGGGCCAGGAGACCGGCCAGCTCATCTCCGACCCCAAAGTGGTCAGCATCCTCCAACAGCGATATGCCAGGATGCGAGCACAGGCTCTGTCACCTGAAGAGTCCGTGAGCCTGCTGCGGGAGATCCGAGGAGCACTATGA
- a CDS encoding SDR family NAD(P)-dependent oxidoreductase: MSTTPGGYLSDLFSLDGRTALVTGGSSGIGRAIAGALARAGASVVVLARKEAELTATVEELTADGCRAAWVSADLSTREGIKAGAEAAAAVFGEPDILVNSAGINLRPPFGELDDEVWDTTMTVNLEAPFLLGRRFGPGMAERGFGRIIHITSQQAHRAFVQSGAYGVSKGALESLARSQAEAWSPNGVTANTLVPGFVMTALNERLSSDPEKVAALAARTMVGRNGLAEDFAGAAVFLASTSSAYVTGQSLFVDGGFSVH; this comes from the coding sequence ATGAGCACGACGCCCGGCGGGTACCTCTCCGACCTCTTCTCCCTCGACGGGCGCACCGCCCTCGTCACCGGCGGCAGTTCCGGCATCGGCCGGGCCATCGCCGGCGCCCTCGCCCGCGCCGGGGCGAGCGTGGTCGTGCTGGCGCGCAAGGAGGCGGAGCTGACCGCGACCGTCGAGGAGCTGACGGCCGACGGCTGCCGCGCGGCCTGGGTGAGCGCCGACCTGAGCACCCGCGAGGGGATCAAGGCGGGCGCGGAGGCGGCCGCGGCCGTCTTCGGTGAGCCCGACATCCTGGTCAACTCCGCGGGCATCAACCTCCGTCCGCCGTTCGGCGAGCTCGACGACGAGGTCTGGGACACGACGATGACCGTGAACCTGGAGGCGCCGTTCCTCCTCGGCCGGCGTTTCGGTCCCGGGATGGCCGAGCGGGGCTTCGGCCGGATCATCCACATCACCTCGCAGCAGGCGCACCGCGCCTTCGTGCAGAGCGGTGCGTACGGGGTGTCCAAGGGCGCCCTGGAGTCACTGGCCCGTTCGCAGGCGGAGGCCTGGTCCCCGAACGGCGTCACGGCCAACACCCTGGTCCCCGGCTTCGTCATGACCGCGCTCAACGAGCGGCTCTCCTCCGACCCGGAGAAGGTCGCCGCGCTCGCCGCGCGCACGATGGTCGGGCGGAACGGGCTCGCCGAGGACTTCGCCGGCGCGGCCGTCTTCCTGGCGAGCACCTCCTCCGCGTACGTCACGGGGCAGTCGCTGTTCGTGGACGGCGGCTTCTCCGTCCACTGA